The Flavobacterium johnsoniae UW101 genomic interval TGTTACTTTTATTGAATCAGCACAAACGCGATAATCAAGAGTAATATTAGCGTCTAATCAAAAAATTAAGCATAATTTAAAATTTTCAAATCTGCCATTAAATGGTTCGAATTCTGTACCGTCAAGGTCACTAGAATTGAAAAATCTACAAGATTAATAGTTGGCACACTTTTGTTTTTAAATTTGACCCCGGAGGGGTTCGAACCATAGTTTTATAAATTGAATTTGTTTTTTGAATATACAATATTATAATATCTCATTTAATTTAGTCACAAAGTTCGGGAATCACCTGCGGGCGCTTGCAAAAAATTCCCCCATAAATGCAGGATATAAATCCTGCTTTATTGCGTTGCTTTTTGCGCTTGCTGGATGATTTCCAATTGATGTTCCATAATTAATTTAAAATTTAAAAATTATGGAAACTTTAAATCAAAAATGGCAGATTGTATCGGAAATTGAATTAATCTACAAATCAAAAATCAAAACCTCTGAAAGACCTCAGATCAAATCATCCAAAGACGCTTACTTACTTTTGAAATCCTCATGGGATCAGGGTAAGATAGATTATTTTGAACAATTCAAGATCTTGTTTCTGAATCATTCATTCAAAGCCTTAGGACTTTACGAAATGTCCTCGGGAGGAATAACAGGAACTATAGTAGATCTTCGCATGATATTTTCGGCAGCCCTTAAAGCAAATGCTACAAACATTATGATTACACATAATCATCCCTCAGGAAATACAAGCCCTTCAGAAGCAGATAAACATATGACTGCAAAGATCAGACAGGCAGGTGAACTGCTTGATATAAAACTATTGGATCATCTAATCATAACCTCGGAGACTTACTACTCCTTTGCGGATGAAGGAGCCTTATAGGCGCCATGTACCATTTTTTATATTGGAATACTCTGCAAATTTATCTTTGAATGCCAGGCTTTGTCTTTCCATACTTTATCATCTTTCGAATATCCCCAACACATCTGTAACACCTAGTCTGGTTTAAGCTCATTTTTTTCGATTTAAGGCATTATAAAATAAAAAAACAGCCCAAAGGCTGTTTTTTTATTTTATCCTATATTAATGTAAATATCTGATTTTCTGTAAATGTTAGATGCAATAATTAACCCCCAACACATCTGATACATTACCAAATTTTTATACGATATTAATATAAATCATTGATAATCTGTAAATGTGTGATGCAATAATTAACCACCAACACATCTAATAACATTACCAATATAAATCATTGATAATCTGCAAATGTTTTATGCAATAATTAACCACCAACACATCTGATACATTACCCAAAAGGCACCCTAACTATGTCTCTAATTATCGTTAGTACATCAAACTAAGATTACATATTGCTTTTAAAACAATAAATCTCAATTTTTGAATATAAAATATCCTATTATACCCGCAAATAATAACATTAATATATATCCTGTCCAAACATTTCTGTTTTCATACGCTTGAATGTATTGATCACTAATGCTACCTTTAAATCCTTTTATAATCCAAAAGAAAAATCCCCCAATCCAAATTGAGGTAAGTTTCGCTGCGAAAGGTTCTTTTGCCATAGTCTTATTTTTTGTTTTTATTTGTTAGAGTTGTTCCTATTTGATTTAATGTTCTAGAAAATACTATAAATCCTGAATTTTTAAAATCGTTACTTTCCAGACTGCCTCTATTAATGCTTCTCCCAGTCTGCCAAATCCACCAGTTGTTCCATCAGCAGCACCTGGGACATCAGGGTCTTATAAAACCTTAATAAAGAAAATAAGCGTTGATCCTGCGGAGCAGGATTAACGCTTATTTGTTATAAATGGAATTTAATGTTTCTTTTTATCAACACATCCGATACATTAACCACTTTTCAAGTGCTATAAAAGCAAAAGCCACTCCATTTAAGGAATGGCTTTGTGAAAATTAATCTATAAAATTCCACGATTTTCTATTATAGCTTTCACTTTTTCATCATCAGATAAATCCCAGTACCACCATTTATTCTCATCGTTCTTTTCAATTTCAAATCTTCTGCTATAAGATATTTTAAACAAATGCAAAAGCAGAATAAACGATTTATTAATCTCGTTTTCTGGCAACTCTAAAAGTTTCTTTAAATTATGATTTGCAACACCTTTTTGAATTAAAATACATGGTGTATAAGTTTTTTTTAAATTACTTTCTTTAATTGCATTTTCAATATCTTCTTCTTTAGGTTTTGATTGCATTATTAGAAAAAGAATATCGTTCAAAAATTCTTTTTTCTCATTTAAAGTTAGTAAACTAAATACATTCGACAAATCATTTATTTCAACTAAATTTTGTCCAAATTTATTTACTTGAATCTCTTTTAATAATTCCATTTCTATATTTATTTACGAGGTAATACTGTTATGTGTGGCAATTCCGTTCTCACTGCACCTGTAAAAATATCAATATTTCTAGCCATATTATCAATAGTTGATTTTGCACCTGGCAAAGAATTTTTAATTTTACTCCAATTTTTACTATTTAATCCTCCTTCTATTACATAATCCCAATCCGAATACGCCTTTGCAGTTCCACTAGCTCTACTACCAACAACGGTTATAGGTTTACCAATTCTAGTTGCGGCATTTTCAATTCTTAATAATTCCGAAGCACTAAGAACACCTTTAGAATATTTAGCACCTTTAGCTGCATCTCCTACATATGGTAGTATAGCAATTGCCGCAATCGCCGCATTGCCTGTTTGACCTCTTAATAAATATCCAACTGCATTAATCCCATCAATTATTCCCGACGGGTCAGCAGTTCCTAATCCAGCCATCCAATCTTGAGTATCATCAATTTGTTTAGTCCTAAAATCACTCCTCCATCCTTCATAAAACTTCCCGAAACTATAAGCTTTACTTTGTGCAAGTCCACCAATATTACCATCAAGATGAGAGCCACCACCAGAAGTTTTTCTACCTGTAACCGTGACTTCTTTCAAAGCATCAAACCCAGTAAACTCTCCCGTCTCTTGGTCAGCCATTCCTCTTCCATCTTCTCTTGAGAAAGTTCCACCGCCATCATTTACCCATTTGGTAGACTTATCATTATCACTATTCTGTACTAAAGAATCTACAAATGCTTGAGAAAGTAATCCTGTTGGGTCAGACCAAAAAATAGGATTATTATAAGAAAAAGTGAAAGGAGATACAGAATAATTCATTTCTGATAAAGCATCAATAGAATTAAATCTTCCTAAAGCATTATCATATTGACGATAGTCCATCGCTGTCATGTTAAGCCCCATCTCGTCTTGGAACTCCTGACCATTGTACTTATACTTATAAGGGTCCGCAAAATTTTTCTATAGAAAGAATGATTCCTTTGCAAAAAATCTCTATATAAATAAGAACGTAGTTCAAAAATTTTTTAATAGTAATTAATTCCATTGAAATAATCAATTAAATAATTTATTGTTGTAGTAGGCTAAATATATTAAAAGTTTAAATGTCATTCAAGCCTCCATTCACCATCATTGAATGCAAAATGGCTACCATCATGAATTTTATCATAAAAAAAGTCTTTTCTGTTTTCTGTATAGAGTGATAATTTGAATAAATCCGACTGGATTTTTTCACCCTTATTAAAATAGAATACAAATCGAACAACATAATCTGCCGTCTTTTCAGAAGCAAATAAAAAATGTAGTCTTTCAACATCACCACCTTTAATATAATGTGAAAGATTATATTTCTTATTTCTATTTTTTTCTGGACACAAAATAACTAAGTAGATATCTTCAGGTTTTCTTAGACTATAGTATAACTGTTTTGGGTTATTTATCAACTCTTTTTCATTAAACCAAAGATCACACTTTTCAATTGTGAAATTCTTTTTATATTCATTATCATTTTCATCCAAAAATTCAACAGTAATTCGGGGATGTTCATTGACAGGAACATGTTGAACTTGCTTGTGTTTAAAATATTGGATATGCCATTTTTGTCTCTCTTCAAAAATCGGAACCACTTTTAAATTTTCAAAGTACTCTTCAATATGCCATCTTTCATTTTCTGACAAATAAAGATCTATTTCTTTATAATTAAAAACATTACTGTCTTTTGACTCAAGCAATTCAGAAATTTGGGAAAAAATCTTGCTTCTTTTCAATAAAATCTCATCAAACTCGAGCTTATCAATTTTAAGTTCAAGTTCTAAAATCTTTTTCTTATCACCAGATTCAATTATTAACTCAAATGACTGTTGATTTGTTATTTTCTTCAGTTCTGAATTTGATAAAATTGATTTTTTGATCTTTGCTGATCCCCAACCTAAATTTTTACAATAAATTTTAATTTTTCCATCCTCAATATCACATTCTAAAACTAGATTTGGCGACCTATTTATGTTACAGCTTAATATCTCAACATCAACACTTGT includes:
- a CDS encoding JAB domain-containing protein, with the protein product METLNQKWQIVSEIELIYKSKIKTSERPQIKSSKDAYLLLKSSWDQGKIDYFEQFKILFLNHSFKALGLYEMSSGGITGTIVDLRMIFSAALKANATNIMITHNHPSGNTSPSEADKHMTAKIRQAGELLDIKLLDHLIITSETYYSFADEGAL
- a CDS encoding DUF5958 family protein, whose product is MELLKEIQVNKFGQNLVEINDLSNVFSLLTLNEKKEFLNDILFLIMQSKPKEEDIENAIKESNLKKTYTPCILIQKGVANHNLKKLLELPENEINKSFILLLHLFKISYSRRFEIEKNDENKWWYWDLSDDEKVKAIIENRGIL
- a CDS encoding RHS repeat-associated core domain-containing protein; its protein translation is MTAMDYRQYDNALGRFNSIDALSEMNYSVSPFTFSYNNPIFWSDPTGLLSQAFVDSLVQNSDNDKSTKWVNDGGGTFSREDGRGMADQETGEFTGFDALKEVTVTGRKTSGGGSHLDGNIGGLAQSKAYSFGKFYEGWRSDFRTKQIDDTQDWMAGLGTADPSGIIDGINAVGYLLRGQTGNAAIAAIAILPYVGDAAKGAKYSKGVLSASELLRIENAATRIGKPITVVGSRASGTAKAYSDWDYVIEGGLNSKNWSKIKNSLPGAKSTIDNMARNIDIFTGAVRTELPHITVLPRK